The Polymorphobacter megasporae genome window below encodes:
- a CDS encoding glycosyl hydrolase family 28-related protein translates to MKAAWLAMTAVLLGSPQIAGAASAKSTFATMPADPRAVTVHGVGNGRADDTDAVQSALDAAPDKTGHGIVFLPSGRYRLSRTLLVPAGVRIFGVGKTRPVLFLGDNTPGFQSGLAMMIVFTGSDQYQVGKIPVPVPNVVPAGKLVRDANSGTFYSAMSNVDIELGQGNPAAAAIRFRLAQHGFLSHMDFRLGSGFAGVYQAGNEMEDIHFHGGRYGIVSEKTSPAWQFTLIDSSFNGQRDAAIREHEVDLTLINVAIRDTPVGIDIDEGYSDSLWGKDVRFENVSRAAVIISSEQSPFTQIGFDNAVARNTPVFARFRESGRTVAGAGPAYRVAGFSHGFAVPGLGQVGAPATSSTITPLAKLPAPRTSAIRALPPVAEWTDVRSLGVKGDGLTDDTATLQRAIDGHRVLYFPTGFYMVTGTLNLRPDTVLLGLHPAITQLVIPDNDPGHAGIGTVVPILAAPSGGRNIVSGLGLFTGRVNPRANAIVWKAGADSLIDDVKIMGGGGTPTADGKPLGTLSAHSGDPVADNRLDAQYPSIWVADGGGGTFAAIWSPNTFATAGFYVTNTKTPSHVYELSNEHHVRNEIVLDGVENWEFLAPQTEQEVPEGMDAVSFEIRNSHNILLANYHAYRVTRTFHPAVTAVKLFNSSDIRFRNVHINAESGFSTCDDIGCGTYARASKFPFENAIEDKTHHLEMREREFATLDVPADPASVVPATLTGVGPVKKLESGFWSISGGAIDASGALYFVEHRFQRIYRWTSARGLEVVRDNALDPVNLAVDRSGHLLVQSSFGPQGTVYSFDPAAPKQELTLVAATPAAPGATTLLPVNWWNNGEFRDQFDPVTGHFTTLAEMFARDAGAAKPMEYRSPDGSLALPAFRVWQQGSPDHVGWRFSDTLDAYGLIGRRTGDRVLVSNESEARTYSAAVGEGGALTDLKVFADRGGESVTTDGAGRVFIANGQVFAYDAAGKPLGRIDVPERPLQLLLGGQDKRTLFILTHHTLYAAQL, encoded by the coding sequence ATGAAGGCAGCGTGGTTGGCGATGACAGCGGTGCTTCTGGGTTCGCCCCAGATCGCCGGGGCCGCGTCTGCCAAATCGACGTTCGCCACGATGCCCGCCGATCCGCGCGCGGTCACCGTTCACGGCGTTGGCAATGGCCGCGCCGATGACACCGATGCCGTGCAATCAGCGCTCGACGCCGCGCCCGACAAGACTGGACACGGCATCGTCTTCCTGCCCTCGGGCCGCTACCGGCTGAGCCGCACGCTGCTCGTCCCCGCCGGTGTGCGCATCTTCGGGGTCGGCAAGACGCGCCCGGTCCTTTTCCTCGGCGACAACACCCCCGGCTTCCAGTCGGGCCTTGCGATGATGATTGTCTTCACCGGGAGCGACCAATATCAGGTCGGCAAGATCCCGGTGCCGGTCCCCAATGTCGTTCCCGCCGGCAAGCTCGTCCGCGATGCCAATTCGGGCACCTTTTATTCGGCGATGAGCAACGTCGACATCGAGCTCGGCCAAGGCAATCCCGCCGCGGCGGCGATCCGGTTCCGGCTCGCCCAGCACGGCTTCCTCAGCCACATGGACTTCCGCCTCGGCTCGGGCTTTGCCGGCGTCTATCAGGCCGGCAACGAGATGGAGGACATCCATTTTCACGGCGGCCGCTACGGCATCGTCAGCGAAAAGACGTCGCCCGCGTGGCAGTTCACGCTGATCGATTCGAGCTTCAACGGCCAGCGCGACGCCGCGATCCGCGAGCATGAAGTCGACCTGACGCTGATCAACGTCGCCATCCGCGATACGCCGGTCGGGATCGACATCGACGAGGGCTATAGTGACTCGCTGTGGGGCAAGGACGTGCGGTTCGAGAATGTCTCGCGCGCTGCCGTGATCATTTCGAGCGAGCAGAGCCCGTTCACCCAAATCGGTTTCGACAATGCCGTCGCGCGCAACACCCCGGTCTTCGCGCGCTTCCGCGAAAGCGGGCGGACGGTGGCGGGGGCTGGTCCAGCCTACCGCGTCGCCGGCTTCAGCCACGGCTTCGCGGTCCCGGGGTTGGGTCAGGTCGGCGCACCCGCGACGTCGAGCACGATCACCCCGCTGGCGAAGCTGCCCGCCCCACGCACCTCCGCAATCCGCGCGCTGCCGCCCGTCGCCGAGTGGACCGACGTCCGCTCGCTCGGAGTGAAGGGCGACGGCCTCACCGATGACACCGCCACGCTCCAGCGCGCGATCGACGGCCACCGCGTCCTGTATTTTCCAACGGGCTTCTACATGGTGACCGGAACGCTCAACCTGCGCCCCGATACCGTCCTGCTCGGGCTCCACCCGGCGATTACCCAGCTCGTCATTCCCGACAACGACCCCGGTCACGCCGGGATCGGAACCGTAGTGCCGATCCTCGCTGCGCCATCGGGCGGGCGCAACATCGTCTCGGGGCTCGGCCTGTTCACCGGGCGGGTCAACCCACGCGCCAATGCGATCGTGTGGAAAGCGGGCGCCGATTCGCTGATCGACGACGTCAAGATCATGGGCGGCGGCGGCACCCCGACCGCCGACGGCAAGCCGCTCGGGACACTTAGCGCGCACAGCGGCGATCCGGTCGCGGATAACCGCCTCGATGCGCAATATCCGAGCATCTGGGTCGCCGACGGCGGCGGCGGCACCTTCGCCGCGATCTGGTCGCCGAACACCTTCGCGACGGCGGGTTTCTACGTGACCAACACCAAGACGCCGAGCCACGTCTACGAGCTGTCGAACGAGCACCACGTTCGCAACGAGATCGTCCTCGACGGCGTCGAGAACTGGGAATTCCTCGCCCCGCAGACCGAGCAGGAAGTCCCCGAGGGCATGGACGCGGTCTCGTTCGAAATCCGCAACTCGCACAACATCCTGCTCGCCAATTATCACGCCTACCGTGTCACGCGCACCTTCCACCCCGCCGTGACCGCGGTGAAACTGTTCAATTCGAGCGACATCCGCTTCCGCAACGTCCACATCAATGCCGAGAGCGGCTTCTCGACATGCGACGACATCGGTTGCGGCACCTATGCCCGCGCGAGCAAATTCCCGTTCGAGAACGCGATCGAGGACAAGACGCATCACCTCGAGATGCGCGAGCGTGAGTTCGCCACGCTCGACGTGCCCGCCGACCCCGCTTCGGTCGTTCCGGCAACCCTCACCGGCGTGGGCCCGGTCAAGAAGCTCGAAAGCGGCTTCTGGTCGATCTCGGGCGGAGCGATCGACGCAAGCGGCGCGCTTTATTTCGTCGAGCATCGCTTCCAGCGGATCTACCGCTGGACCAGCGCGCGCGGGCTCGAGGTCGTGCGCGATAATGCGCTCGATCCGGTCAACCTTGCGGTCGACCGGTCGGGGCATCTGCTCGTGCAGTCATCGTTCGGGCCTCAGGGCACCGTCTACAGCTTCGATCCTGCCGCGCCGAAACAGGAGCTGACGCTCGTCGCGGCGACACCCGCCGCGCCTGGGGCGACGACATTGCTCCCGGTCAACTGGTGGAACAACGGCGAATTCCGCGACCAGTTCGATCCGGTGACCGGCCATTTCACCACGCTCGCCGAGATGTTCGCGCGCGATGCCGGGGCCGCCAAGCCGATGGAATATCGCTCGCCCGACGGCAGCCTCGCCCTCCCCGCTTTCCGCGTCTGGCAGCAAGGCTCCCCCGATCACGTCGGTTGGCGTTTCTCCGACACACTCGATGCCTATGGTTTGATCGGCAGGCGCACCGGTGACCGCGTCCTCGTCAGCAACGAATCCGAAGCGCGAACCTATTCCGCCGCGGTCGGCGAAGGCGGTGCCCTCACCGACCTCAAGGTCTTCGCCGATCGCGGCGGGGAGAGCGTGACGACCGACGGCGCGGGCCGGGTGTTCATCGCGAACGGCCAGGTGTTCGCCTACGACGCCGCGGGCAAGCCGCTCGGCCGGATCGACGTGCCCGAACGCCCGCTCCAGCTTCTGCTCGGCGGCCAGGACAAGCGCACGCTGTTCATCCTGACGCATCACACGCTCTACGCGGCACAACTGTAA
- a CDS encoding gluconokinase, protein MAIVVMGVSGSGKSTLGALLAARLGCRFVEGDTFHDAAAIAMMRSGQPLGDRERWPWLDRVGAALAREVLAIGVVVVACSALKRVYRDRLAGCVTVPTRFVLLDADADTLRERLTERAGHYMPPSLLASQLATLERPAADEAALTLDTGTPPDLLARTAFDWLARPLAMPPNGTRP, encoded by the coding sequence ATGGCGATCGTTGTCATGGGCGTCAGTGGGAGCGGCAAGTCGACCTTGGGGGCGTTGCTCGCCGCGCGGTTGGGGTGCCGGTTCGTCGAGGGCGACACCTTCCATGACGCTGCGGCGATCGCGATGATGCGGTCGGGGCAGCCGCTCGGCGACCGCGAGCGTTGGCCGTGGCTCGATCGCGTCGGCGCAGCGCTGGCGCGCGAGGTATTGGCGATCGGCGTCGTCGTCGTCGCATGCTCGGCGCTCAAGCGCGTCTATCGCGACCGGCTCGCGGGATGCGTCACGGTGCCGACGCGGTTCGTGCTGCTCGATGCCGACGCCGACACGCTGCGTGAACGGCTGACCGAACGCGCGGGTCACTACATGCCGCCGAGCCTGCTCGCGAGCCAGCTCGCCACGCTCGAACGCCCGGCGGCCGATGAGGCGGCGCTGACCCTCGACACCGGCACGCCGCCGGACCTGCTCGCACGAACCGCGTTCGACTGGCTCGCGCGCCCGCTTGCCATGCCCCCGAACGGGACCCGTCCATGA
- a CDS encoding alpha/beta hydrolase, producing the protein MTIKCILIAVLLAVAGRTEAQSPPGPPIVALWPQGAPGSEERRVEPEIVENTYVRNVHQPSLAVFRADPAHANGAAVIVVPGGGHRMLVWVNEGVMPARTLNRFGVTVFVLKYRLAREAGSKYDIARDAAADARRAVRWVRAHAAEYGVDPHRVGLMGFSAGGEVVSMVADAPAPPIPANADAIDRLSARPDFQVLVYPGPLGIPAPAAAGAPPAFLVAGTLDQCCAVPVLTLYQQLRTVGVSVELHLFADTDHAFNVGMHSERLGVAHWPDRLADWLSDGGWLRPDGGAKPTPGNY; encoded by the coding sequence ATGACGATCAAATGCATCTTGATTGCGGTGTTGCTCGCGGTTGCCGGACGGACCGAAGCGCAGTCTCCGCCGGGGCCGCCGATTGTCGCGTTGTGGCCGCAAGGCGCGCCGGGTTCGGAGGAGCGCCGCGTCGAACCCGAGATCGTCGAGAACACCTACGTCCGCAACGTCCACCAGCCGTCGCTGGCGGTATTCCGCGCCGATCCCGCACATGCGAATGGTGCGGCGGTGATCGTCGTCCCGGGCGGCGGGCACCGAATGCTCGTCTGGGTCAACGAGGGCGTGATGCCGGCGCGAACGCTCAATCGCTTTGGCGTCACCGTGTTCGTGCTCAAGTATCGCCTCGCCCGCGAAGCCGGCTCGAAATACGATATTGCGCGCGATGCCGCCGCCGATGCGCGCCGTGCAGTCCGCTGGGTCCGCGCACATGCCGCGGAGTACGGCGTCGATCCCCACCGGGTCGGGCTGATGGGGTTCTCGGCGGGCGGTGAAGTGGTGTCGATGGTCGCCGACGCACCCGCACCGCCGATACCGGCGAATGCCGACGCGATCGACCGCCTCAGTGCGCGGCCAGATTTCCAGGTGCTGGTGTATCCCGGCCCGCTCGGTATTCCCGCGCCCGCGGCCGCAGGCGCGCCGCCCGCGTTCCTTGTCGCAGGGACGCTCGATCAATGCTGCGCTGTGCCGGTGCTGACCCTGTATCAGCAGCTTCGCACCGTGGGCGTGTCGGTCGAGTTGCACCTGTTCGCCGACACCGATCATGCGTTCAACGTCGGGATGCATTCGGAGCGGCTCGGGGTCGCGCATTGGCCTGACCGCCTCGCCGACTGGCTGTCGGACGGGGGATGGCTCCGTCCCGATGGAGGGGCGAAGCCGACCCCCGGCAATTACTAA
- a CDS encoding FadR/GntR family transcriptional regulator: protein MTVQRLADKAYSGIVEIIKADSLDVGDRLPSEARLAELFGISRTMVREALVRLASDGITEARRGAGSFVKSRPSDRLMTYLPMSELSSTLGSYEVRFVLEAEAARLAAARRSTEEMAEIQFALDRLREAMLSNEPADAEDMELHRRIVAATANPAFGLAFDALTGDIERVMRAGVDISRSRPPHVLGAMLREHEMIVEAIRAQDCDGAALAMRWHLSEGRKRLMPSEL from the coding sequence ATGACCGTGCAGCGGCTCGCCGACAAAGCCTATTCGGGGATCGTCGAGATCATCAAGGCCGACAGCCTCGATGTCGGCGACCGCCTGCCGTCGGAAGCGCGTCTTGCCGAGCTGTTCGGCATTTCGCGGACGATGGTCCGCGAGGCGCTGGTGCGGCTGGCGTCGGATGGTATCACCGAAGCGCGGCGCGGTGCCGGATCGTTCGTCAAGAGCCGCCCGTCGGACCGGCTGATGACGTACCTGCCGATGTCCGAACTGTCTTCGACGCTCGGCAGCTACGAGGTTCGCTTCGTCCTCGAAGCGGAGGCGGCACGGCTCGCGGCGGCGCGCCGGTCGACCGAGGAGATGGCGGAGATCCAGTTTGCCCTCGACCGGTTACGCGAGGCAATGCTCTCGAACGAGCCAGCCGACGCCGAGGACATGGAATTGCACCGCCGCATCGTCGCCGCGACCGCCAATCCCGCGTTCGGCCTCGCCTTCGACGCGCTGACCGGCGACATCGAACGCGTCATGCGCGCCGGGGTCGACATTTCGCGCTCGCGCCCGCCGCACGTCCTCGGCGCAATGCTGCGCGAGCATGAGATGATCGTCGAGGCGATCCGGGCGCAGGATTGCGACGGGGCCGCGCTGGCGATGCGCTGGCACCTTTCTGAGGGGCGCAAGCGCCTGATGCCGAGCGAGCTTTAG
- a CDS encoding GntT/GntP/DsdX family permease, producing the protein MIVADARLIAAAVSGIALSVILVVRGRLHPFIALLCGAFAVGLLSGMPIAVTSKAVQKGVGDILGGTGLVVALGLALGAMLQLSDGAGGLARAALKASGVAGAPFAALIAGLVIGLPLFFETGLVLLLPIVATAAAALPVKGRGDEAKLSLMLCAIAGLAVVHALVPPHPGPLLAVDALHANLARTIGYGLLVGIPTAIIAGPILSKFTARGVRIAPPVLAAVKLDVPDPGVGRALIVILMPVVLIAAGQVEALLPKSVAPNFAWLGVASNPVLALLIACLAALPLLFGRRLFERGVQDAIWAEAMVPAGTILLAIGAGGGLKQVLVQAGISDLLARVASHGALSPLLVAWLVAAAIRLSIGSATVATITTAGIMPALVVSSGVSPEWTVLAIGAGSVFFSHVNDPGFWLVKSYLGTDMPGTFRTWSLLETAVSVVGLVFILIASRFL; encoded by the coding sequence ATGATCGTCGCCGACGCGCGACTGATCGCTGCAGCCGTCAGTGGCATCGCCTTATCGGTGATCCTCGTCGTCCGGGGCCGGCTCCATCCATTCATTGCCTTGTTATGCGGCGCGTTTGCCGTCGGCCTGTTGTCGGGCATGCCGATCGCGGTAACGTCGAAGGCGGTGCAAAAGGGCGTCGGCGACATTCTCGGCGGGACCGGGCTGGTCGTTGCGCTGGGGCTGGCGCTCGGTGCGATGCTGCAGCTTTCGGACGGAGCCGGCGGTCTTGCGCGCGCCGCGCTCAAAGCCTCGGGCGTCGCCGGAGCGCCGTTTGCCGCATTGATCGCGGGGCTCGTCATCGGTCTGCCGCTGTTCTTCGAGACCGGGCTGGTGCTGCTGCTGCCGATCGTCGCCACTGCCGCCGCCGCGCTGCCGGTGAAGGGCCGCGGCGACGAGGCGAAGCTTTCGCTGATGCTGTGCGCGATCGCTGGCCTCGCCGTGGTCCACGCGCTGGTACCGCCGCACCCCGGGCCGTTGCTCGCGGTCGACGCCCTCCACGCGAACCTCGCGCGGACGATCGGTTATGGCCTGCTGGTCGGCATTCCAACCGCGATCATCGCTGGCCCCATCCTGTCGAAGTTCACCGCGCGCGGCGTGCGGATCGCGCCGCCGGTGCTGGCCGCGGTCAAGCTCGACGTCCCCGACCCCGGCGTCGGTCGCGCGCTGATCGTCATCCTGATGCCGGTGGTGCTGATCGCCGCCGGACAGGTCGAGGCGCTCCTGCCGAAGTCGGTCGCGCCGAATTTCGCGTGGCTCGGCGTCGCCAGCAATCCCGTGCTCGCCTTACTGATCGCCTGCCTCGCCGCGTTGCCGCTGCTGTTCGGCCGCCGCTTGTTCGAGCGGGGGGTGCAGGACGCGATCTGGGCCGAAGCGATGGTTCCGGCGGGGACCATATTGCTCGCGATCGGCGCGGGCGGCGGCCTCAAGCAGGTGCTGGTCCAGGCAGGCATTTCCGATCTCCTCGCCCGCGTCGCCAGCCACGGCGCGCTGTCGCCGCTGCTTGTCGCTTGGCTCGTCGCGGCGGCGATCCGGCTGTCGATCGGCTCGGCGACCGTCGCGACGATCACCACCGCCGGGATCATGCCGGCGCTGGTCGTGAGTTCGGGCGTGTCGCCCGAATGGACCGTGCTTGCGATCGGCGCTGGATCGGTCTTCTTCAGCCACGTCAACGATCCCGGCTTCTGGCTGGTGAAGAGCTACCTCGGCACCGACATGCCGGGGACGTTCCGCACGTGGTCGCTGCTGGAAACCGCGGTGTCGGTCGTCGGACTGGTGTTCATCCTGATTGCCAGTAGGTTCCTCTAG
- a CDS encoding helix-turn-helix domain-containing protein translates to MPGRVHLTPTQRKVLDGVHSGRLNKQIAFDLGVAEATVKAHMTILMRKLNVRNRTQVAVVAQMISAGL, encoded by the coding sequence GTGCCGGGCCGTGTTCACCTGACGCCGACCCAGCGCAAGGTTCTCGATGGCGTTCATTCTGGGCGGCTCAACAAGCAGATCGCTTTCGATCTCGGGGTCGCCGAAGCCACCGTGAAGGCACACATGACGATCCTGATGCGCAAGCTCAACGTCCGCAATCGGACTCAGGTCGCCGTCGTCGCCCAGATGATCAGCGCTGGTCTCTGA
- a CDS encoding M14 family metallopeptidase: protein MRRFRGGSFFAAVLAAIIAIPADASVAPATTATITNPAALLKFEPGADYVLANYTQISAWLHQIAGESDRIKLISIGKTAEGRDQYMAIVSSPENIRNLDRLREISRRLALAKGMTDDEAHKLAAEGRSVVWMDAGLHATEVVPAQSHIEIIHEMLTRNDPETLRLLGDDVMLFVFANPDGLELVSNWYMRPADPTKRVSDTIPILYQKYIGHDDNRDSFASTQPETTNMNRAAYRDWFPQILYNQHQTGPLGAVVFIPPFRDPYNFNNEPLVINQTDIVGGMMHARLVAQGKGGSVMRSGAPYSTWFNGGVRTIGYFHNQIGILTEIIGNPTPFDLPLVPANQLAREDEVMPIAPQKWHFQQSLDYMKEMDRAILDYASRYRETVLFNRYVMGRNQIAKGSSDSWIVTPKRIEALKTAAAAIKTEHKGTPLDGLTGYNSRDIVPASLYQTVLQDPAMRTPRAYIIPGDRQPDMPTTIKFLNALIKTGIDVERADAPLSFAGVTYPAGSFVVRTDQAFRPHVLDMFEPQDHPQDFAYPGGPPIKPYDVTGYTLALQMNVRFDRVLDAFAPKFPAVADVIDAPPAGHIVGEGRAGFVVSHATNNSFTLSNRLLKARLPVFWLKSPTIVAGATLAPGALWIPASARAKAIVSQSVGPLGIDAYAIAAKPVGDTIAVKPARIGLVDVYGGSMASGWTRWLFDQFEFPYTRVYPQELDKGGLDRKYDVLILQSDVLGREEGSGREQPKAEDIPVEYRAMLGRISAERTYPAIASFAKAGGTVIAVGDASRIGPALGVPVKNILVTAGADGKDKPISSSKLYVPGSIVTVKVDVADPLAYGVPEAVNMFYNNNPVFSLTSGATTARQVAGYYNDDPLVSGWAWGQKLLNGNASIVDATLGRGRVYLLGGEVTQRGQPYATFKFLFNGIFVGPAEAQRGS from the coding sequence ATGCGGCGGTTTCGGGGCGGCAGTTTTTTTGCGGCGGTACTGGCAGCGATCATCGCTATTCCCGCCGATGCCAGCGTCGCTCCGGCGACGACGGCGACGATCACCAATCCTGCGGCACTGCTGAAGTTCGAGCCCGGCGCCGATTACGTCCTGGCCAACTACACCCAGATCAGCGCGTGGCTTCATCAGATCGCGGGCGAGAGCGACCGCATCAAGCTCATCAGCATCGGCAAGACCGCCGAGGGCCGCGACCAATATATGGCGATCGTCTCGTCGCCCGAAAACATCCGCAATTTGGACCGGCTTCGCGAAATCTCGCGGCGGCTCGCGCTCGCCAAGGGTATGACCGACGACGAGGCGCACAAATTGGCGGCCGAGGGACGCTCGGTCGTCTGGATGGACGCCGGGCTGCACGCGACCGAGGTCGTCCCCGCGCAGTCGCACATCGAGATCATCCACGAGATGCTGACTCGCAACGATCCCGAGACGCTGCGGCTGCTCGGCGACGACGTCATGCTGTTCGTCTTCGCCAACCCCGACGGGCTCGAACTCGTGTCAAACTGGTACATGCGCCCCGCCGATCCGACGAAGCGGGTCAGCGACACGATCCCGATCCTGTACCAGAAATATATCGGCCACGACGACAACCGCGACAGCTTCGCCTCGACCCAGCCCGAGACGACCAACATGAACCGCGCGGCGTATCGCGACTGGTTTCCACAGATCCTCTACAACCAGCACCAGACCGGGCCGCTCGGGGCGGTCGTGTTCATTCCGCCGTTCCGCGATCCGTATAACTTCAACAACGAACCGCTCGTCATCAACCAGACCGATATCGTCGGCGGGATGATGCACGCGCGCCTCGTCGCGCAGGGCAAGGGCGGGTCGGTGATGCGATCGGGGGCGCCGTATTCGACGTGGTTCAACGGCGGGGTCCGGACGATCGGCTATTTCCACAACCAGATCGGCATCCTGACCGAGATCATCGGCAACCCGACCCCGTTCGACCTGCCGCTTGTGCCGGCGAACCAGCTCGCGCGCGAGGACGAGGTGATGCCGATCGCGCCGCAGAAGTGGCATTTCCAGCAGTCGCTCGATTACATGAAGGAAATGGACCGCGCGATCCTCGACTATGCGTCGCGGTATCGCGAGACCGTCCTGTTCAACCGCTACGTCATGGGCCGCAACCAGATCGCGAAGGGCAGCAGCGATAGCTGGATCGTGACACCGAAGCGGATCGAGGCGCTCAAGACCGCGGCGGCGGCGATCAAGACCGAGCACAAGGGCACCCCGCTCGACGGGCTGACCGGGTATAATAGCCGCGATATCGTTCCCGCGAGCCTGTACCAGACGGTGCTGCAGGATCCGGCGATGCGCACGCCCCGGGCATACATCATCCCGGGCGATCGCCAGCCGGATATGCCGACGACGATCAAGTTCCTCAACGCGTTGATCAAGACCGGGATCGACGTCGAGCGGGCGGACGCGCCGCTCAGCTTTGCTGGGGTCACCTATCCCGCCGGATCATTCGTCGTTCGCACCGACCAGGCGTTCCGGCCGCATGTCCTCGACATGTTCGAGCCGCAGGACCACCCGCAGGACTTCGCCTATCCCGGCGGTCCGCCGATCAAGCCGTACGACGTCACCGGCTATACGCTGGCGCTGCAGATGAACGTCCGCTTCGACCGCGTGCTCGACGCCTTCGCGCCAAAGTTTCCTGCTGTCGCCGACGTGATCGACGCACCGCCCGCGGGCCACATTGTCGGGGAGGGGCGTGCTGGCTTCGTCGTTAGCCATGCGACGAACAACAGCTTCACTTTGTCCAACCGGCTGCTCAAGGCGCGACTGCCGGTGTTCTGGCTTAAGTCGCCGACGATCGTTGCTGGCGCGACCCTCGCGCCGGGTGCGCTGTGGATCCCGGCATCGGCGAGGGCGAAAGCGATTGTTTCGCAGAGCGTCGGCCCGCTCGGCATCGACGCCTATGCGATTGCCGCAAAGCCCGTGGGTGACACCATCGCGGTCAAGCCCGCGCGGATCGGGCTGGTCGACGTCTATGGCGGGTCGATGGCGTCGGGCTGGACCCGCTGGCTATTCGACCAGTTCGAATTTCCATACACCCGGGTTTACCCGCAGGAGCTCGACAAAGGCGGCCTCGACCGTAAGTATGACGTCCTGATCCTCCAGAGCGACGTCCTGGGACGCGAGGAGGGCAGCGGTCGCGAACAGCCCAAGGCCGAAGATATTCCAGTCGAGTACCGCGCAATGCTCGGCCGGATCAGCGCCGAGCGTACCTATCCGGCGATCGCCAGCTTCGCCAAGGCCGGGGGCACGGTGATCGCAGTCGGCGACGCGTCGCGGATCGGCCCGGCGCTCGGCGTGCCAGTGAAGAACATCCTCGTCACCGCCGGGGCCGACGGTAAGGACAAGCCGATTTCGTCGAGCAAGCTCTACGTTCCCGGCTCGATCGTGACGGTAAAAGTCGATGTCGCCGACCCGCTTGCCTACGGCGTCCCCGAAGCCGTCAATATGTTCTACAATAACAATCCGGTGTTCAGCCTGACGTCCGGCGCGACGACGGCGCGGCAGGTTGCCGGATATTACAACGACGACCCGCTCGTGTCGGGTTGGGCGTGGGGCCAGAAACTGCTGAACGGCAACGCCAGCATCGTCGACGCAACGCTCGGTCGCGGCCGGGTCTATCTCCTCGGTGGCGAGGTCACGCAGCGCGGCCAGCCCTACGCGACCTTCAAGTTCCTGTTCAACGGCATCTTTGTCGGTCCTGCCGAAGCACAACGCGGGTCATGA
- a CDS encoding ABC transporter ATP-binding protein, with the protein MTDAALTVSKLRKSFSRVAVDDLDLVVRAGELYALLGPNGAGKTTTLRMVAGLLSPDSGGIDIFGIDALSDPIAAKRRVAWLPDDSLLYDKLSPLEYLEFVAGLWGIDPGPAAVKAEELLRWLDLWEQRDARCETFSRGMKQKTALAGALIHDPALLILDEPLTGLDAGAARQVKDLLVARVVAGGTVILTTHILEVAERLADRIGIIRAGRLVAEGTLDELRSRRGDTGASLEEMFIALAGE; encoded by the coding sequence ATGACCGACGCCGCGCTGACCGTCTCGAAGCTGCGTAAATCCTTTTCGCGCGTCGCCGTCGACGACCTCGATCTCGTCGTCCGCGCCGGCGAACTCTACGCCTTGTTGGGCCCAAATGGCGCGGGGAAGACGACGACGCTTCGGATGGTCGCGGGGCTGCTCTCACCCGACTCGGGCGGCATCGATATTTTCGGGATCGACGCGCTTAGCGATCCGATCGCGGCGAAGCGCAGGGTCGCGTGGCTGCCCGACGATTCATTACTCTACGACAAGCTGAGCCCGCTCGAATATCTCGAGTTCGTCGCCGGACTATGGGGCATCGACCCCGGCCCTGCTGCGGTGAAAGCGGAAGAATTGCTCCGTTGGCTCGATCTTTGGGAGCAGCGCGACGCACGCTGCGAAACCTTCTCGCGCGGCATGAAGCAGAAGACCGCGCTCGCCGGGGCGTTGATCCACGACCCCGCGCTGCTCATCCTCGACGAGCCGTTGACCGGGCTCGACGCGGGCGCGGCGCGGCAGGTCAAGGATCTGCTCGTCGCGCGGGTCGTCGCCGGGGGCACGGTGATCCTGACGACCCACATTCTCGAGGTCGCCGAGCGGCTCGCCGACCGGATCGGCATCATCCGCGCAGGCCGCCTCGTCGCCGAGGGGACACTCGACGAGCTTCGCAGCCGCCGCGGCGACACCGGAGCCAGCCTCGAGGAAATGTTCATCGCGCTGGCGGGCGAATGA